The stretch of DNA ACTGTGGAGCCATGTTTCCTGAGACCTCGTAGGCCTTTTCGGACACTCTCTTTCTCCAGCTCTTTCTTCCTGGCTACACTGCACCATTGTTCCCTGGGGAATACCATTTTGATACCCTAATCTCTACCATGTGCTGAAATGGGGGACTCTCTGGGAGATGCCCATTCCCTCAAAGAGTCGTTCTGGGGTGGGGAATCGCTTAGGACCAGAGGAGACAGCTCTTGCATCTGTTCATCAGTCCCACGCACACACATTTGCTACAGAGGCATGCTCACAAGAGAGGCAGTGTTTGTGAGGCATCTGAGAGCATGGAAGGAAGCTGAGTCAGAGTTTTCCGGGGTTTGCAGCACAGGCCGGGTAGTGGAGGCTACAGGAAAGTTGTCCTTCAGCACTCGCGGTGGACATTTGTGGTGCAGGGCTGTCCCGCAACCTTGTTCCACAATGGCTTGCTCGAGCTTTCCCACCATGGGATGGAATCACAGGAGGTGTCTCAGGCTTTTTCAGGCACTCTGTGGTAACCTCTGATCTAATCACCTCCAGACAAGAAGGAAGGAATCCTACACCCCCTACAAGTGACCCATGGGTCCCTTACCTTTCTTGCCTCGCTCTCCTCCTTTTGTCTGGCCTCCTTCTTTGCTGGGCTTCACTTGTCCTCCCAGACTCACTGTCGTTTGTTCTTTgctgggcttcactttccctcCCAGACTCACTgtcctttcttctttgcttgGCTTCACTTTTCCTCCCAGACTCACTGTCGTTTCTTCTTtgatgggcttcactttccctcCCAGACTCACTGTCCTTTGTTCTTTGCTTGGTTTCACTTTCCCTCCCAGACTCACTGTCTTTTCTACTTTGCTGGGCTTCACTTGCCCTCTCAGATTCACTGTCCTTTCTTCTTTGATGGGCTTCACTTGCCCTCTCAGACtcattgtcttttcttccttgctggGCTTCACTTCCCCTCCCAGATTCACTGTCATTTGTTCTTTGATGGGCTTCACTTGCCCTCTCAGAGTCACTGTCATTTGTTCTTTGATGGGCTTCACTTGCCCTCTCAGAGTCACTGTCATTTGTTCTTTGATGGGCTTCACTTGCCCTCTCAGAGTCACTGTCATTTGTTCTTTGATGGGCTTCACTTGCCCTCTCAGACTCACTTTCACCCTTGGCTTCTTAAACACTTTCTCGAGTTTGTAcctggaaggaagaggaaggaaccATGCTGAAGATAGGGCACTGTGCCAATGTTCTCCTGTCCTTGTTGTGAGCATGGCTGACCTTGCAATAATCCTGCCTGCTGCTTCAGGGGAAAAACTTATTCCTCTCTAACTCAGCACCATCCAACACATAGCTACCTCTAACTCATAGCTCACAAAGCAACGTGCAACCCCAGCAGACTCAAGCTCCCGTTTGGACATGGAACTATTCCTCCTCTAGCCCGTGGGCCCAAGGGGAAGGCAATCTCGCTTCACAGGAGAAAAGAACCAGTGGGAGAATGCTGATGGAGAACGAGCCCAAAAAACTCTCTATGTCTATAGCAGCACAGTCATCTAAAGCACTACTGCTGTCCCACGTTTCTCCACGGAACTCCCTGCAAAACAGTCCTCCCAGCACTGAAGAATACCGTCACAAGCACAATCCACAGGGCCCAGCAAGGCAGCCCTCCCCCCAAGCATGAGCTGAGAAGCCGATCTCTTTctctgctgagagcagcaggaaCAAGCTTACTCACATTGGAAAGACAATGACACATCCAGAAGTGGTCTGAGAAGCAGCAGTGTCGAGGTGAGAGATGATGGAGTTGTTCATCTCTGGCATCTGCAATAGAGAGAAACAAGTGACGGGCGATGGGGACACTGGCAAGGGCTGGCTGCTTGGTCCACCTTAGCCCCACGGAGAGCTGCCTAAGGGCTCCAGCCTCAGCAAGCCTGGCTCTGCCTGCACCTCCACTCCCTGCCCAAGCACTGGGCTGCGCGGTGATCCCCACTGACACGCTGGCCTTTTGCCAAAAAGCAAGACCTCTCTCGGGGAGATCTCTTGCAGAGCCAGGCCACTGCCTGCAAGGGAAGTGCTCTACAGGGCCTGCTTTCCTGCAGACCACGAGGAGCCCAAATGGCTGAAGAAGCACGACAGGCCAGGAGAAAGCAGCCACCCAGTCCCTGGAAGGCATTTCAGAAGACATGGGTAGAGCTGGGAAAATGAAAATCCTACCATGAGAAGAGCTTCCAAAGTATCTGTTGTCCCATTCAACTTTTCCAGAAAGTCTTCATagaatttcattttaacatCCTTGCCCTCGATGATCAGCATGCCAATGTCTCTCCAAAGGAAGGCGATGTTCTGCCTGTCCTCTATGCAGACACGGAAGAGACGCGTGCTCCTTTCTATGCAAAGCCGCACTAAGCTCTCAGAAACATTGTTTTCTGAGGCGATCTGAGCATACGGCAGTTCCTCAAAATGCGCGTAGCCTGGAAAACAAGGGAAGAGGAACACGCGCTCTTAGAGAGATGCTAAGCTGGCTAAAATCAAAGGTCAGAACTGGCAGGAAGAAGATCCTTATCCACAGTTTTTGGTGGGGAAAAAGGTGCTAGGACCCACAGCAAGCTGAATGGTGCCAGGCCATGGTAGTCTTGTCCACATGCAGTGTGCTGCTAATCATTAGACAGGAACACTCCCAACCACAGACCCAAGTTCCTGGTGCCACAGAGGGTCCTCAGGtagctgtggcagtggaagcAGCAACTGGAAGTTACAGGCCTTGTGGACTGGGGGTTTTGGAATGAGCCGCATTTTGCAAGCTTTTTCTGCTTGCAAAGAGGTGTTCAGAGCCAAGAAGAGCTCTGGCATTTGCCTGTACGAGGCCTACTACAGCAGCATGTGGGAGGAAGTGTTGAAACACCATGGGGCAAGAAGACACGTTTCCAGTAAAACTGGAATAAAACCTGTTGTTGAAGCAGGTCAAAGAGAATGAAGTGTTATGCTGCACTGTCAGCTGGtgattatttaaaatactcAGAGAGACTGGTTCCGTTCCACACCAGGCACGCTTTGACAAGCTTTTCCCTGGTTGTGCCACCAGGTCTGCGTCACCAATGgacagcagagcacagctctcACATTCTGCTGCAAGGGCAAACACCACTTTCAGTCCTCAGTCTTCCTACCTGGAACGTCTATGTAGTCGTATCGGAGGTCATTGTTGTGCACAATAGCCTTAGCCAGATGAAACACGGGTCTCTCAACAGTCACGATGTCCTTTTCCTGGTTGGCCACTTGCTCTGTGACAACTGTGAATGTTCCAAGACCAGGAATGTGGACAGCCTGAAacagaagagggtggatgagaAGAAGCTTTGCAGGGACAAAGAGATGATTTGCCAGAGAGCGGGGAAGGCGCTTTGTGCCCTATCCACACCTGAGATACAACTGAGCAAGACGGGTTCCTTGGAGAGCTGGGAGAAGATGTGGACAGCCTGGACTTTTCCTTCTCACCCCCCATCCCCAAGGAAGAACCAGGAAGTGAAGGAAAAGCCGACACACGTCCTTTGGCTCACTGAGATACAAGCGGGCTTTCCACACTTGGAACTCCCCTTGGAATAGTACCCCTGCCCAGTTCAGTAATCAGCTCTGGCAATGGGGGACTCAGGAAGCCCCAGGAAAAGTCCATCcctttttctgaaatttggGCCTGGACCTCACAGTGCATCTCAATTGACAGCGGAGCCCGTGGCCCAGCAGTGCATTACTGAGGCCTTCTGGGGCACTGGTCCTGCTTCCAAAGGAGGGAAGAATAACTGCTCTTGATGACAAAGTGCTCTCATTGCTTCATGGAACATCATGGTGTGAGGGAAGAAGAAGCAAGTCTCACCTGGTGGAGAGCCAGCTGTTGACTCAGGTAATGGGATGCGCTGGCCCAAATCTTAGCAATCTCTGGAAAACCAAGGAAAACACACGTCATGCTCTCTGACAGCAACATCAAAGCCACTCAGCACACCGCTATCCAAGGACCGATGCATTTCTAATGTACACTCTACAGGTGTCTTCTCGAGAgcccagcagaggcagcacGACTCCTCAGGCTGCCCCAAAGAGGGCTCCTTGCCTTTCAGGTGCAGCTTTCCAGGAGTGACCTATCCCCAAGGCCAACCTGGCAGTGGACTGTCACACCACTGAGGGCACGGTGCTGTGTTCAGTGGGACTctaggaggctcagggcaggcCCTGGTGTCtccccagcagggagcagcttccccatgtcccctgtgtATTGACAGGTGTCAGCAAAAACATGCTCAAAAAAGGAGGGACATATCAGAGAGCACAGAACTCAATTGTCTCACATAAGGCGTCCCAAAGGCAAAACTACCTGTTAATAGGATGTTACAGTTATGGCAGAGGAGAGGATTGGGGAACATATGTAGCCTGCTTCCTCACGGAATTTTTGGGTGCTTTTGAGTGTGCTCAAGAGAGCTGTATTTGCTGTCATTTCTCTGTCGTGTGCTCTTAGACTGAAGTGAATGGGGCAAATTTATCCGCAGTCAGCACATTCTACGTTTGCCACTGCTCTTTTCAAGTAAACTGCTTTGTAGAAATACTATTCTTTTAGTCAGCTTGTGGCAGTGACAAGCGGCAGGAAATCTGCCATTTCTTTGGGGCAAAAACTATTTCATCAGAGAGTTTGATATGCTGCGGATGTTGTGGTAATAAAAGTCTAGTAAGTAacgattcacagaatcacagaatcatctaggttgaaagagacctccagtatcacctagtccaacatctggcctaacactaacaagtcctccactaaaccatatcactaaactctaaatctaaatgtctttaaaagacctccaaggatggcGACTCACCACTTTCCTCAGAAGCCTAATCCACTGcctaacaatcctttcagtaaagatgTTCTTCCTAATAGCCaacttaaacctcccctggtgcgactttagcccattccccctcgtcctgtcaccaggcacgatTCTCTCAATAGAAATAGCTGTGTCTTTTATATTTAAGATTCTACTCTATCAACTGAACCTTCTGCAGTTGCATACAATTGTCCTTCTCTAGTGTATCTCCCCCAGTCTTTCACTTCTAGTCATGGAAGTGGACAGAGGAGCTTTAACACATGAGTATATGCAGATATATGTGCAGCTTCCCCACATCACACCTCCCAGCACAGTGACGCTGCACAGCCCACAGAGCCCTCCAATTCTTCCAGCCAGCCAGGAGCTCAGGGTGGGCAGCGCCCACTGCCAGGCAAGGAGCAACCCTCAGGACTGGCAACTTTTTTTCTGGGGTACCGTAGGGAATACAGGGGCTGGGTCAGTAAAAAAGCCCCGGAGCGCCAGCTGCCAAGTCAGTCCCTCAGCCCTACGGCATGGTCAAGGAGGCCCTTTCCTGCAGACACCAGGCCTTCGCAGCCACCCCCACTGGCCTCAGGGGCTCCACACCAGTTTTCAGAGATGTCATTGACCCTGACAGCCCTCGTGAATTTGGGTCTTACCAGAATTTATGAGCTTCTCAATTGTTGGAGGCATGCAAGGCGCAGGGAAGTATTTTGCCATCTTAGTTCTACCCCTGCTGTGGCCTCTCACACCACCTTCTCCTCACTGCAAAACAGCTCCTCCGAAGCAGAGCAGTGGCAAGAGCAACTCTCTGGAGAGTGCCTCGAGTCCCCTCAGCCTCTCAGAGACAAGTGGGATGACGTGTGGCGACCCCAGGTTGAAAGGTGGCAGTCACCATTGTGAGGTAGGAATGTCGCACTATGACGTCAGACGGTGTCACAGAGGGGCTGCAGCGACCCTGCCCGGGCACTGCCCAGGGGGGACTCCGTAGCAGgtaggggctgcagggggcatTTGGGGGAGCTGCCTCCACCTCACTGTCTCCTGACCATGAGGGCTCTCCCCAGGCCGTAAGCGCTCATGGCCTGTAACTGCTGGTGGGTTTCTTTacccaaaaccaaaaagcagaaagcagactAGACCCACACAGACGtgacaagagagacatggagacaatgagaagaaagaagcctCCCAGGCACACTACTCGATGGCCTATGGAGAAACTACAGGCACCACAGGTGGagctctgctttctgtcctGCAGCCATTATGGCTGCCTGGGCCCAGGAAGCCCCACCAGATGAACATCCCACCTTTTGAGCACAGACATTGCCTGGTTCAGCCATGGATCTGCTAGCAACATTAAGGGGGATGTTGTGGAAGGGGCCACCTCTCTTTTAACCTGTTCACTGTGACAGTGCCAGGGAGCCCAAGGACCCCTCAGCTGGGACGTGAGGGATGAGCAGTGCCACTACCAGCACTGTGGCAGCCCCTGTGCAGCCAGAGCTCCTCCAGACCATCGGGGCAgtgtcctcctgctgcctgcggGGGTCCGAGTCccgctgcagctgcagccactgccacTGCTGGCCTGGAGCACCTGCAGAGCCCAAGCAGGGTGTGGGTGCCCAGCAGCTTCGGGGTGCCTTCCCTCCTGTTGCACAGCCCGCTCTCAAGCCCACTGCTGAGAGCATTGTCCTGACCCAGGTGTCTGGAGAGGAGCTTTTGGAGGTCTGCTCAGCTCCCCTGCGCAGCACGGTGCCTGCACAGCTCTGGGTAGCCCTCACAGTGCTGGCCTGGGCACCCCGCAGCACCCTGGCTTTGCAGGCCTCTGGACAGTTTTGACCTGTGAGGGGACTGGTGCCCAGAGCTGCCCCAGGCAAAAGcctgcttctcttcctcttcctcctgttcCCTGCAGTGTCCCTTCCAAAGAGGGATTTGCAGCCACAGCAGGGTATGCGGCCATAGACCAGTGTGTGGAAGTGTGCTGGCCAGCAAGAGCGGAGCTGCAGGCGAGCAGGTACAGCTGTGGCCTCAAGAGAGAGCTGCCCTGGGAGCCGGACTGACAGTCAAGCCCTCCCTCCTCGCTGGCCTTTCCCTGCTCTATCAAAGTTCATCCGCTGCAAAGTGCAGGGTGGACAGCCTCCAAGGAATGACCCAGAGTGCTTTGGAAACAAAGCTTGATGAACGGAAAGAAGTGCGACCATTAGCAGTCTGGATGGCCTTGTGATCAGTGGGTTCTAGTCATGGTAATAAAAGAGCTTTACCATGGGAATATATCCAAGGAGTGGTCTTTTTAATCTAGCTCACAACTCAGTGGTTTAGCTTTTTCGTGGGGCTGTGATGCTAAAAATGTTTCCATGGACAGCAGAGAATCGCATTTTGACATCTTTTCCCTGGATGATCAGCATGGCAATCTCcctccaaaggaaggcagcGTTCTGCATGTCCTCTGTGCAGGCACGGAAGAGATGCGTGGTCCTTTCCACGCAAAGCCACACCGTGCTCCCAGAGACACGGATTCCCGAGGTGATCTGAGCATATGGCAGTTACTCCAAATGGCAGTGGCTTGGAAAACAAGGCAGGAGGAACACATGCACTTAGAGAACTGCTACGCTGGCTGAAATCAGATATCAAAATTGGCAGGAAGAATATCCATAACTGCAGGACCAGGCAGTGAAAAAGGTGCCAGGGTATGGCATTCATGTCCACACATATTTGCTCCTaatcatgaaaaagaaagcatccCACCACAGACCCAAGCTCCTGGTGCCATATGTGGCCCTCGGACAGCTGGGCCAATGGGAGCAGTAACTGGAAATCACAGTCTTGTGGTGAGTGGTCAAGAGCTTTAACATGGTTATATATCCAAGGAGTAGTCTATTTTCTCTACCTTACAACTCAGTGCTTTAGCATTTTCATGGGGCTGTGATGTCTCATAACAGCTGTCATGAAGTAAGCTTCATGCTCTTccagtaacattttaaaatagagaaCCCTTAACAGTGAGCTTCACTTACAGTCAGGAATGGCACATTGGAAGGACACATGCATTTCCCTGGATAATCCTGGAGAGCTTGACAGAAGGCAGATTGTTCACTGACCTTGCTGAGtattcctcctctttttcccaGTTAAAAGTTCTTTTGAGCGGCAGTGACATCTGGGACATTTGGTCTCAAAAGATTAtctcaaaggaaaggaaacGTACGGCATCCCAGTCTTCTGTATTAGTCAAACTGGACTTTCCATCTTCAAGGTCAGAAGACTCATGCAGCAACTATGTCACTGCCCTAACCACAGTCAGTAGGGCTATCAGATTTCAAGAAGCAATGGGAGAGGCAAGAAGtgattttcctcattttcctggAGTTTGGCTTTGCCTAAAGCTTTCTGCAGTTTCCCTACACGTGACCTCACGTTGGTATCTCATTGGCCACTATGACACACTATGCTTTGGTGAAGCTAATGCTGGCTGTCTCGCATCACCTCCTTGACTCGCACGTGCTTTGAcactgcttccaggaggatcggTTTTGTGATCTTTCCTGGCACAGAGGGGAGGTTCACCACTCTGTCGTTCTCTGGGTCCTCCTTTCagccctttttaaaaatgacagtgATGTttcttagtgatatggtttagtggaggacttgttagtgttaggtcagaggttggactcgatgatcttgaggtctcttcgaaccttgaaattctgtgattctgtgattctgtgattctttcccttttttcagtCACCAGCGACTTCACCTGATTTCCAGGACTTTTGAAAAATTAAGGGGAGACAGCATTGGCAACTCCATGAGCCAGCTCCCTCACAACCCTGCGATGCATGTCACTGAGCCCCATAGATTtgtacctgcagcccctctgcagccagAGCTCCGCTGGACCATCTGGGAAGCGCGTTGCTGCTGCCTGAGGGAGTTAGGGTGCTGCTCCATCTGCAGCGACTGCCACTGCTGGCATGCAGCATTCGCAGAGCACAGGCAGGGTGTGgctgcccagcagccagcagctttGGGGTGCCTTCATTCCTGTGTCACAGTGCCCATTCTCAAGCCTGATGCTGAGCACATTGTCCCAAGTTCAACACAGACCTCTGTAGTTTTGCATACACAGAGACGTGCAGAGCAACACTGCAACTCTGTTCAGGACAGAAATGAGGGGATCTGACGCTGGCTGGAGACAGCAGGCCTGTGATGCAGTCCCTGTGATGCAGTCCCAGACCCTGTGTCCAATCCCATTCCTGCATACCGTGTTGCGGTGCTAATAGGCCTGGCGCTGAGGCAGGCAGGGTCTGGGACCTCGGGCTGAGCAGGTACCGACCCCGAGGGCAACGCTTCTGGGGGTCCATATTCTGGGAGGAGAAGGATGGACTCTGGCTTGAGAAGGGAGAGCCAAACACGGGATGAACGCGGCTGCCGACCCTTCAGTTTGCAGCTGCCTGAGCCCCACTGTGAAACGTTCTCCCCAGTGCCCTGCGGCTGGAAGGGGCGTCTGTTGTGAGGCCTCCCGCTCCACAGCTGGCTGCTCTCCATGCCACGAGGTCCATCAGGAAAATGCTTCTCTGCACAGTCACTACAGGAGCCCAGGGCACTTACCCAGCTTGACTTCCTCTGCCTCGGCCCAGCGGGGGGTGCAGGCTGGTGACCCATTTGCCAAAGCTGTTGGCAGCTCTGCGCCTCTTTTGCTGACCGATTCCACcgcagcactgccagctcacTGCAAGCACACAGCGGGACGAGGTGGTGTGAGCACCTGGAGAGCACTCCCAGACGGGGCTCCCAAGCAGGCCgtctgctggggctgcagaaggCCGGTGCCAGGAAAAGCCCCTCtttccagcagggctgggggagtgGGAGGAAGGGCACTGCATGGGAGGAAATACTGCCCGCATCGGGAGAAATTTaccacttcagctgctcctgcagatCCCTCTCCGCATCTTTCTCTCCCTGTCGCTTACGGGCCACCTGCCCTATGATGCACGTCGCCACCTCCCTTAGGGTCCCATGTGTCCGTGCAGAAAGAGTCCTGCAGCAGCAAGGACAAAGTTGCTCTCACCATTCAGCTGCGAAACCCCTACCTCTTCCCTCAACCAGCCACCCTTTCCCAGCGAGGCCCCATTTGTCTGCCCTGAGCTGTGGAGAGGGCCCTGGCATTGGGCTCTAAGCCAGGTCAGACTTCCTTCGACTTCCCAGGGCTCTGTAAACAACCCCatggctcaggggctggcttCCTCAACCCACAGGTGCCTCAGCACCACTCCACTACCCCAGGcctttgctgcagctgctgcacacTTACTGCTTAGAGGGAACGGGGTGGTCATGCTGGTTTCATGGTGGCTCTTCTTCATCCTTGTCCCTTGGCCCCACCGAGAGCT from Anas platyrhynchos isolate ZD024472 breed Pekin duck chromosome 2, IASCAAS_PekinDuck_T2T, whole genome shotgun sequence encodes:
- the LOC140001654 gene encoding uncharacterized protein; the protein is MAKYFPAPCMPPTIEKLINSEIAKIWASASHYLSQQLALHQAVHIPGLGTFTVVTEQVANQEKDIVTVERPVFHLAKAIVHNNDLRYDYIDVPGYAHFEELPYAQIASENNVSESLVRLCIERSTRLFRVCIEDRQNIAFLWRDIGMLIIEGKDVKMKFYEDFLEKLNGTTDTLEALLMMPEMNNSIISHLDTAASQTTSGCVIVFPMYKLEKVFKKPRVKVSLRGQVKPIKEQMTVTLRGQVKPIKEQMTVTLRGQVKPIKEQMTVTLRGQVKPIKEQMTVNLGGEVKPSKEEKTMSLRGQVKPIKEERTVNLRGQVKPSKVEKTVSLGGKVKPSKEQRTVSLGGKVKPIKEETTVSLGGKVKPSKEERTVSLGGKVKPSKEQTTVSLGGQVKPSKEGGQTKGGERGKKEDLPKKRLLRRATLSPERLPALTVKSESSRKAQKTERHASKLPAIQGSSVKEKKEEEEKKVIPQVTPRMVDFISKTIEQRKEKKCFKIEEKLPKHIQKFLADEENKNKELQEVKKKQPKPRSPEPSTSNTESEVETPTTEESSSSEEETSSSLSESDSGQSSPDLIERMMGEWDEDEEEPPRTQEDSPVPPKRTLSARTHGTLREVATCIIGQVARKRQGEKDAERDLQEQLKCELAVLRWNRSAKEAQSCQQLWQMGHQPAPPAGPRQRKSSWMRRTVPMYVSKGPERPSSTQKGPDGEIQQGPSFQHEWDEGCPSRLLMPKFPSIQ